From Coturnix japonica isolate 7356 chromosome 1, Coturnix japonica 2.1, whole genome shotgun sequence, the proteins below share one genomic window:
- the CCDC82 gene encoding coiled-coil domain-containing protein 82 isoform X1, which translates to MNASPMETSVRRYETRNKAAGAEAPFRSRVDWRRTKRELILFDSDEESTFISEEEESVSESGKDESDAKGGLSNQEVKNQVGELTEDGEDECVVPGKRKKVSRSVLEDSEDSQDSDILVRKVFVKHRCVINEDESSQEQQVGKAGPAENVAVKKKREVLAKLRDLAKQRATRSSSESENWEDSDGEAEKEEEPFCQLLLTPECDESDRGSLEDFIVDDDGDDDDNVEHVKSEKHLQQKDVNASNSDLLARCIPGFHCSSPYEHFQRIVKAFLINAIDDTFLSSLYDGTRQKKYAKDMLLSLHYLDDRYIQPRLDNLFSRSRWKDRYKERVDCYPGVFITLKNPMNMTCQACGMHRYCKFDVILFGKLYNSRTLEADDFMSDDKQVLKVGVVCADRTKVYHNLKHFKYKLYMDCSSITMLDGAEDEPVKDTVERLFSQLEETGWIQKKYDELENYMNDADIFQEEKE; encoded by the exons ATGAATG CTTCCCCTATGGAGACATCAGTCAGAAGATACGAGACGAGAAATAAAGCAGCGGGAGCCGAAGCGCCGTTCAGATCCAGAGTGGATTGGAGACGAACCAAGAGGGAGCTGATCCTGTTTGACAGCGATGAGGAATCCACTTTTATCTCAGAGGAGGAGGAATCGGTGTCCGAAAGCGGTAAAGATGAAAGTGATGCAAAGGGCGGCCTTTCCAACCAGGAGGTGAAAAATCAGGTTGGAGAATTAACAGAGGATGGGGAGGATGAATGCGTCGTgcctggaaagaggaaaaaggtcAGCAGGTCTGTGCTGGAGGATAGCGAGGACAGCCAGGATAGCGATATACTTGTAAGGAAAGTTTTTGTTAAACACCGCTGTGTGATTAATGAAGACGAGAGTTCCCAAGAACAGCAGGTCGGGAAAGCCGGCCCCGCAGAAAATGTGGCTGTTAAGAAGAAACGGGAAGTGCTGGCAAAGCTGCGGGACCTCGCAAAGCAACGGGCGACTCGGAGCTCCTCTGAGAGCGAAAACTGGGAG gATTCTGACGGTGAAGcggaaaaagaagaggaaccATTCTGCCAATTGCTCCTCACACCAGAATGCGATGAAAGTGACAGAGGGAGCTTGGAAGACTTTATAGTTGATGatgatggagatgatgatgaCAACGTGGAACATGTTAAGAGTGAAAAacatctgcagcagaaagatgtAAATGCATCAAATAGTGACTTGCTGGCACGCTGCATCCCAGGCT ttcactGCAGCAGTCCTTATGAACACTTCCAAAGAATAGTAAAGGCTTTCCTCATAAATGCAATTGATGACACTTTTCTGAGCTCACTGTATG ATGgaacaagacaaaagaaatatgcCAAAGATATGCTGCTCTCACTTCATTATTTGGATGACCGTTACATTCAGCCCCGCCTTGACAACTTGTTCTCTAGAAGCCGCTGGAAAGATCGTTACAAG gaGCGCGTGGATTGTTATCCAGGTGTTTTCATAACCTTGAAAAATCCAATGAATATGACTTGTCAGGCATGTGGAATGCATCGCTATTGTAAGTTTGATGTGATACTGTTTGGAAAGCTTTATAATAGTAGAACTCTGGAAGCAGATGACTTCATGTCAGATGACAAACAG GTGCTGAAGGTCGGTGTGGTGTGTGCAGATCGTACAAAAGTTTATCACAACTTGAAGCACTTCAAGTACAAGTTATACATGGATTGCAGCTCCATTACCATGCTGGACGGTGCTGAGGATGAACCAGTTAAAGACACAGTTGAACGACTTTTCAGCCAGCTGGAAGAAACAGGGTGGATTCAGAAG aaatatGATGAGCTTGAAAACTACATGAATGATGCAGACattttccaagaagaaaaagaatga
- the CCDC82 gene encoding coiled-coil domain-containing protein 82 isoform X2, protein MNASPMETSVRRYETRNKAAGAEAPFRSRVDWRRTKRELILFDSDEESTFISEEEESVSESGIQLTEQPRMQDSDGEAEKEEEPFCQLLLTPECDESDRGSLEDFIVDDDGDDDDNVEHVKSEKHLQQKDVNASNSDLLARCIPGFHCSSPYEHFQRIVKAFLINAIDDTFLSSLYDGTRQKKYAKDMLLSLHYLDDRYIQPRLDNLFSRSRWKDRYKERVDCYPGVFITLKNPMNMTCQACGMHRYCKFDVILFGKLYNSRTLEADDFMSDDKQVLKVGVVCADRTKVYHNLKHFKYKLYMDCSSITMLDGAEDEPVKDTVERLFSQLEETGWIQKKYDELENYMNDADIFQEEKE, encoded by the exons ATGAATG CTTCCCCTATGGAGACATCAGTCAGAAGATACGAGACGAGAAATAAAGCAGCGGGAGCCGAAGCGCCGTTCAGATCCAGAGTGGATTGGAGACGAACCAAGAGGGAGCTGATCCTGTTTGACAGCGATGAGGAATCCACTTTTATCTCAGAGGAGGAGGAATCGGTGTCCGAAAGCG GCATTCAGTTGACCGAGCAGCCTAGAATGCAG gATTCTGACGGTGAAGcggaaaaagaagaggaaccATTCTGCCAATTGCTCCTCACACCAGAATGCGATGAAAGTGACAGAGGGAGCTTGGAAGACTTTATAGTTGATGatgatggagatgatgatgaCAACGTGGAACATGTTAAGAGTGAAAAacatctgcagcagaaagatgtAAATGCATCAAATAGTGACTTGCTGGCACGCTGCATCCCAGGCT ttcactGCAGCAGTCCTTATGAACACTTCCAAAGAATAGTAAAGGCTTTCCTCATAAATGCAATTGATGACACTTTTCTGAGCTCACTGTATG ATGgaacaagacaaaagaaatatgcCAAAGATATGCTGCTCTCACTTCATTATTTGGATGACCGTTACATTCAGCCCCGCCTTGACAACTTGTTCTCTAGAAGCCGCTGGAAAGATCGTTACAAG gaGCGCGTGGATTGTTATCCAGGTGTTTTCATAACCTTGAAAAATCCAATGAATATGACTTGTCAGGCATGTGGAATGCATCGCTATTGTAAGTTTGATGTGATACTGTTTGGAAAGCTTTATAATAGTAGAACTCTGGAAGCAGATGACTTCATGTCAGATGACAAACAG GTGCTGAAGGTCGGTGTGGTGTGTGCAGATCGTACAAAAGTTTATCACAACTTGAAGCACTTCAAGTACAAGTTATACATGGATTGCAGCTCCATTACCATGCTGGACGGTGCTGAGGATGAACCAGTTAAAGACACAGTTGAACGACTTTTCAGCCAGCTGGAAGAAACAGGGTGGATTCAGAAG aaatatGATGAGCTTGAAAACTACATGAATGATGCAGACattttccaagaagaaaaagaatga
- the LOC107308414 gene encoding probable ATP-dependent RNA helicase DDX6, with protein MNQLKNANTINNGTQQQAQSMTTTIKPGNDWKKTLKLPPKDLRIKTSDVTSTKGNEFEDYCLKRELLMGIFEMGWEKPSPIQEESIPIALSGRDILARAKNGTGKSGAYLIPLLERLDLKKDNIQAMVIVPTRELALQVSQICIQVSKHMGGAKVMATTGGTNLRDDIMRLDDTVHVVITTPGRILDLIKKGVAKVEHVQMIVLDEADKLLSQDFVQIMEDIILTLPKNRQILLYSATFPLSVQKFMNSHLQKPYEINLMEELTLKGVTQELVKALQNQIGNLEVQLERERHNSALLQMAFKEILTYKDAGDTDIHGAPQEILYPQEELKEYSFVPERYTRKKESFRMWSGLPGEVHTSN; from the coding sequence ATGAACCAGCTGAAAAATGCCAACACAATTAACAATGGCACCCAACAGCAAGCACAGAGCATGACCACCACTATTAAACCTGGCAATGACTGGAAGAAGACTTTAAAACTCCCTCCAAAGGATTTGAGAATCAAAACTTCTGACGTGACCTCCacaaaaggaaatgagtttGAAGATTACTGTTTGAAACGGGAGTTGCTGATGGGAATTTTTGAAATGGGCTGGGAAAAGCCATCTCCTATTCAGGAGGAGAGCATCCCCATTGCTTTGTCTGGTAGGGATATCTTGGCTAGAGCGAAAAATGGAACAGGCAAGAGTGGAGCCTACCTCATTCCCTTACTTGAACGGCTAGACTTAAAGAAGGACAACATACAAGCAATGGTGATCGTTCCCACCCGTGAACTAGCCCTGCAGGTCAGTCAAATCTGTATCCAAGTCAGCAAACACATGGGAGGTGCCAAAGTGATGGCAACAACAGGAGGAACCAATTTACGAGATGACATAATGAGGCTTGATGATACAGTGCATGTGGTGATAACTACCCCTGGAAGAATTCTCGATCTCATCAAGAAGGGAGTAGCAAAAGTTGAGCATGTCCAGATGATAGTATTGGATGAGGCAGATAAGTTGCTGTCTCAAGATTTTGTTCAAATAATGGAAGACATTATTCTCACGCTACCTAAAAACAGACAGATTTTGCTCTACTCAGCCACTTTCCCTCTGAGTGTACAGAAGTTCATGAATTCCCATTTGCAGAAACCCTATGAGATTAATCTGATGGAGGAGCTGACCTTGAAGGGAGTTACCCAGGAACTCGTGAAGGCCTTGCAAAACCAAATTGGAAATCTAGAAGTACAAttggaaagagagagacatAATTCGGCCTTGTTACAAATGGCTTTTAAGGAAATTTTAACATATAAAGATGCGGGTGACACTGATATTCATGGTGCACCACAAGAAATACTGTATCCtcaggaagaactgaaagaatATTCATTCGTCCCCGAGAGGTATACACGTAAGAAAGAAAGTTTCAGAATGTGGAGCGGTCTTCCTGGAGAGGTGCACACGTCAAATTAA